A genomic region of Thermodesulfobacteriota bacterium contains the following coding sequences:
- the rseP gene encoding RIP metalloprotease RseP codes for MTTNLFAFIIVLGILIFFHELGHFLVARLFGVGVEKFSLGFGPRIFGKKIGITDYRVSAIPLGGYVKMVGEEPDAQIDPKDIPISFTHKHVFKRILIVAAGPFFNFLLAAIIFFVMFQIYGLFVLRPSIGSVLEGKPAQKAGLMKGDRIVAIDGARVEQWEEMAHLIALSDGKKITVTVRRGESEFNVPIVPELKIDTIFGAEIKSYIIGIGSGSDGFIKKLNPFQAFVESLSETWKWTKRTVTGIARLIKGTESVKTIGGPILIAQMAGHYAKKGVGSLSFFIAIISITLAIINFIPIPVLDGGHLLFFFLEALIGRPVGVKVREVAQQAGMFILIMLMIFVFYNDISRIFFN; via the coding sequence ATGACCACAAATTTATTTGCCTTTATCATTGTGTTGGGCATTCTTATTTTTTTCCACGAATTGGGCCATTTCCTGGTGGCCCGGTTATTTGGTGTGGGCGTGGAAAAATTTTCATTGGGATTCGGGCCGAGAATTTTTGGAAAAAAGATCGGCATTACGGATTACCGGGTATCCGCCATTCCCCTTGGGGGATATGTCAAGATGGTGGGGGAAGAACCTGATGCCCAAATTGATCCCAAGGATATACCCATCTCTTTTACCCATAAGCATGTCTTTAAACGCATATTAATTGTTGCCGCCGGACCATTTTTTAATTTTCTTCTGGCAGCGATCATATTTTTTGTCATGTTTCAAATATACGGCCTTTTTGTATTAAGGCCCTCCATCGGTTCTGTTCTGGAGGGAAAACCCGCACAAAAAGCCGGGCTGATGAAAGGAGATAGGATTGTTGCCATTGATGGGGCCCGGGTGGAACAGTGGGAAGAGATGGCTCACCTGATTGCATTAAGCGATGGAAAAAAAATTACCGTGACCGTTCGCCGCGGCGAATCTGAGTTCAATGTACCGATTGTACCAGAACTTAAAATTGACACGATATTTGGCGCAGAGATAAAAAGCTATATTATCGGGATAGGAAGCGGAAGCGATGGATTTATAAAAAAGCTGAATCCTTTTCAGGCCTTTGTCGAGAGCTTAAGCGAAACATGGAAATGGACCAAAAGGACCGTCACCGGCATTGCCAGGTTGATCAAAGGCACAGAGTCTGTAAAAACCATAGGCGGTCCAATTCTGATTGCGCAAATGGCCGGTCATTATGCAAAAAAAGGGGTCGGCAGCTTATCGTTCTTTATTGCAATTATAAGCATCACCCTTGCTATAATCAATTTCATCCCCATACCTGTGCTGGACGGGGGACATTTACTTTTCTTCTTTTTGGAAGCGCTAATTGGGCGTCCTGTAGGGGTAAAGGTGCGTGAAGTGGCACAGCAGGCAGGAATGTTCATACTCATTATGCTGATGATATTTGTTTTTTATAACGATATCTCTCGTATATTTTTTAACTAA